A portion of the Thermoanaerobaculia bacterium genome contains these proteins:
- a CDS encoding protein kinase: MALNAGTKLGPYEIVSPLGAGGMGEVYRARDARLGRDVAIKVLPAEFSTDAQRRSRFEQEARAASALNHPNIIGVYDIGTSDAHVWVAMELVEGRTLRDMIESGRIPPSRTLEIGAQIADGLARAHAAGIVHRDLKPENVMISKDGFVKILDFGLAKLTTATDGNVSDLPTAAPRTDAGTIMGTAGYMSPEQALGRSVDFRSDQFSFGTILYEMATGKSPFLRDSAPQTLTAIIEDDPEPIGTLSPRTPPPLRWIVDRCLAKEPDDRYASTRDLARDLKSIRDHLSEASSSDAAGPAEPRRRPRASRGYLAGAAALAVFLAAGAGLAGYRLRKSSAPVFHRLTYRRGTIRAARFAPGGASVVYSAAWEGDPIHIFTVRPDNSESIPLPAPDAILFSVSSTGEMAIGLRPAFYSGFVWKTTLARVPLSGGTPREVLEDVDAADWSPDGSTIAVSHLVGGKSLLEYPIGKVLYSTSGWISHLRVSPRGDRVAFLDHPIRNDDGGAVTVVDAGGRRTVLSKGWTTAEGLAWSRDGSEVWFSATRENAARAVYAVSLSGKERLVLPTPRTLTLDDIAADGRLLMSEDDERMVVRALPPGGKEDHELSYLDWTLVRDLSADGKTLLFDESGEGGGPTFSVFLRNTETASVVRLGAGSAVALSPDGQWVLSSSFDNTQLMLLPARAGQPRTLTTPSLRYGGIGSFFPKGNRIVVAAQEGNRGFRLYVQDLAGGKPQAVSPEGVGSSLTPVSPDGAWIATKTADDRVYLFPSSGSGAGREVPGSEPGDWPIRFTADGRGLYVFQRGQFPCDLLRVDLATGRRERVFTFKAPEAAGLASINRALVTPDGRSYAYSYLRTLSDLFAVENVK; this comes from the coding sequence ATGGCACTGAACGCCGGAACGAAACTCGGTCCCTACGAAATCGTTTCACCGCTCGGAGCCGGGGGCATGGGAGAGGTCTACCGGGCGCGGGACGCGCGGCTTGGACGCGACGTCGCGATCAAGGTTCTCCCGGCGGAGTTTTCGACCGACGCGCAGCGACGATCGCGATTCGAGCAGGAGGCGCGCGCCGCGTCGGCGTTGAACCACCCGAACATCATCGGCGTCTACGACATCGGGACGTCCGACGCGCACGTCTGGGTCGCCATGGAGCTCGTGGAAGGTCGGACGCTCCGCGACATGATCGAGAGCGGTCGAATTCCCCCGAGCCGGACCCTCGAGATCGGCGCGCAGATCGCCGACGGTCTCGCCCGGGCCCACGCGGCCGGGATCGTGCACCGCGATTTGAAGCCCGAGAACGTCATGATCTCGAAGGACGGATTCGTCAAGATCCTCGACTTCGGGCTCGCGAAGCTGACGACCGCGACGGACGGAAACGTGTCGGACCTTCCGACGGCGGCGCCGCGCACCGACGCCGGGACGATCATGGGCACGGCCGGCTACATGTCCCCCGAACAGGCGCTCGGGCGATCGGTGGACTTTCGGTCCGACCAGTTCTCTTTCGGAACGATCCTGTATGAGATGGCGACCGGCAAGAGCCCTTTTCTGCGCGATTCGGCGCCGCAGACCCTGACCGCGATCATCGAGGACGACCCCGAGCCGATTGGAACGCTCAGCCCCAGGACGCCGCCCCCCCTGCGCTGGATCGTCGACCGGTGCCTCGCCAAGGAGCCGGACGACCGCTACGCGTCGACGCGCGATCTCGCGCGCGACTTGAAGAGCATCCGCGATCATCTTTCCGAAGCGTCGTCGTCGGACGCCGCCGGCCCCGCGGAACCCCGCCGGAGGCCGCGCGCGTCCCGGGGGTATCTCGCGGGCGCCGCCGCGCTGGCCGTCTTCCTCGCGGCCGGCGCGGGTCTCGCCGGATATCGGCTTCGGAAATCGAGCGCTCCGGTCTTTCACCGGCTCACGTACCGCCGCGGAACGATCAGGGCCGCGCGGTTCGCGCCTGGAGGCGCGTCGGTCGTCTACTCGGCGGCGTGGGAAGGCGATCCGATCCACATCTTCACGGTCCGCCCGGACAACTCCGAATCGATCCCCCTCCCCGCGCCGGACGCGATTCTCTTCTCCGTCTCCTCCACCGGCGAGATGGCGATCGGCCTCCGGCCGGCGTTCTACAGCGGCTTCGTCTGGAAGACGACGCTCGCCCGCGTTCCGCTCTCCGGCGGAACGCCGCGCGAGGTTCTCGAGGACGTGGACGCGGCGGACTGGTCCCCGGATGGGTCGACGATCGCCGTGAGCCACCTGGTCGGCGGCAAGTCCCTGCTCGAGTATCCGATCGGCAAGGTCCTCTACTCGACGAGCGGCTGGATCAGCCATCTCCGCGTGTCGCCGCGGGGCGACCGCGTCGCTTTCCTAGATCATCCGATCCGGAACGACGACGGGGGCGCGGTCACGGTCGTCGACGCCGGCGGCCGACGGACGGTCCTCTCGAAGGGCTGGACGACGGCGGAGGGACTCGCCTGGTCCCGCGACGGGTCGGAGGTCTGGTTCTCGGCGACGCGGGAGAACGCGGCGAGGGCCGTCTATGCCGTTTCGCTCTCCGGAAAGGAGCGTCTGGTCCTTCCGACTCCGCGCACGCTCACGCTCGACGACATCGCGGCGGACGGCAGGCTCCTGATGTCAGAGGACGACGAACGGATGGTCGTCCGGGCGCTGCCGCCAGGCGGGAAGGAGGACCACGAGCTCTCCTACCTCGACTGGACGCTCGTTCGGGACCTCTCGGCGGACGGCAAGACCCTGCTCTTCGACGAGAGCGGGGAGGGAGGCGGTCCGACGTTCAGCGTCTTCCTTCGGAACACCGAGACGGCATCGGTCGTGCGGCTCGGAGCCGGCTCCGCCGTGGCGCTCTCTCCGGACGGCCAGTGGGTCCTCTCGAGCAGCTTCGACAACACGCAGCTCATGCTCCTCCCGGCGCGCGCCGGTCAGCCGCGGACGCTCACGACACCGTCGCTCAGGTACGGCGGCATCGGCAGCTTCTTTCCGAAGGGGAACAGGATCGTCGTCGCCGCCCAGGAGGGAAACCGGGGCTTTCGGCTCTACGTGCAGGACCTCGCCGGGGGCAAGCCGCAGGCCGTCAGCCCGGAGGGAGTCGGTTCGAGCCTCACGCCGGTCTCCCCCGACGGCGCGTGGATCGCGACGAAGACCGCCGACGACCGCGTCTATCTCTTCCCGTCGAGCGGAAGCGGCGCCGGGCGGGAGGTCCCCGGGAGCGAGCCGGGCGACTGGCCGATCCGCTTCACCGCCGATGGCCGCGGGCTGTACGTCTTCCAGCGCGGCCAGTTCCCCTGCGATCTCCTGCGAGTCGATCTCGCGACCGGACGGAGGGAACGCGTATTCACTTTCAAGGCGCCGGAGGCCGCCGGGCTCGCGTCAATCAATCGCGCGCTCGTCACACCGGACGGGCGCTCCTACGCCTACTCTTATCTCCGGACGCTTTCGGACCTCTTTGCCGTGGAAAACGTCAAATGA